The Colletotrichum destructivum chromosome 7, complete sequence genome contains the following window.
CGACTTTACCATCCATGGCACTATGCTAGGATGGGGGCTCCGGAACTCCGTGGGTATGGCAGAGGAGCCCATTACCGGTGGTATTTGGACAGTCGAGAATTCGGCCGATCAGTTAAGGAGGAACGGTGTCGATATACACCGAGACAACCCCGCGGAAGAGCTCAACTTCCACGGCTACCTCGACGACTCTGCTGAGAAGCAGGGGGGTAACTACGGCTATCCAAACTGCTTTGCGCTGTGGTCAACCGAAGACTTCCCAGACAGAGGCGGCATGAACACCGGAGAACAGTTTACTCTAACCTCATCGCGCACTCTCAACGACACGACCTGCGCCTCCAGCCACGTCCCCCCAAGGTTATCTTTCCAAGCACACACCGCACCGTTAGACATCAAGTTCACGCCCAGCGGCTCTGAGGCATTCGTTACGTTCCATGGCAGCTGTGAGTCAAGAAGAGAGCCGAGCTACGGCGACTGAGTGGAGTCGAAGAGCTGACACATGGTTAGAGAATCGAGATGAACCAGTTGACTACAAACTGTCTAGCATACCCTTTACAAATGGAATGCCCACCGAGCCTGCGGACAGTCGAACGCCGCTTACCGACGTATTAACCAATGCGGACATCAACAATTGCCCAGACAACTGCTTTCGACCAGTAGGGCTTGCATAGGACAGCCGGCAGAGGCTGTTCATGACATCCGATGCCACGGGAGAGCTATACGTTCTTCAACGAACCGATATCTTAGCTTCAGCGAGCTCTCCAGCAGCACCTACCTCAACTTCGTCGCAAGGCATCCCAGAAGTCCCGTCTAGCCCTATATTTGTTGGCAGCCTCGCAATGTCGGCAGCACTTGCCCTTGGCGGATTCGGCATCTTCGGCTTTCCCTTAGGCTTAAGATGAAGCGAGTCGGGCACACGGGCTGGGTGTCATGCAACATGATACGCGGGGGCCAGAATGATGGAACTAAAGTACGAGGGGGCAAAACCGTGGTTTGAATCTCATCACAGATCCAGAGACCTCTACTTGACCCGAGCCAATTTCTGCAGCATCAAGTAATTAATTGGTCTACGAATGTATTAGCTACACAAACTTGATCCTGTCAGATATTTCACGTTAGCCGACTAGAATGCTTCAAATAAAAAACCACAGGTATATCAGCCCTAAAACGACGTCAAGTACAGGAGGTCTATTGCGTTTTGACCCAACTATGCCCTATTTTGCCACGAACGCCTTGCTGGTGATGCCACGTTGACATCTGATCACTCTTCAATGCTCTTGACACACTCCCACTCGCCTCGGAGGTTCTCCTTCCACAGTGATACCTTGTTATCACCGCCGCTCACTGCCAGAACGTTACCGCTCAGGGACCAGCTGACTCTCCAGACGGCAGCATCGAAGTTGAGAATTTTATGGGTCCACTGTCCTGTGCTCGATGAATCCGAGGTCCAGATGCGAACCGTCTTGTCCTGGGACGCTGAGGCAATGTAGGACTTCTGCAGGACTGTCGGTGACCACGCAACGTCACGAACCCAATCGGTATGGCCCTCGAGCGGCTCCAGTTCCTGTTTGTACGACTGCGAAGCTGAATCAAAGACCCAGATCTTGAGCAGGTTGTCACAGCCACCTGTAACAAAACGTCTCACACCTGCCGAACCAGGCCCAGGAGAGCTGCTGACGATGCTTCCGGGTGCCGTCGCTGGGGCCCACGAGACAGAGTTGACGCCCAGGCCATGCGCTGGGAAGCTGACATGGTCGAAGCTGTTGTCGCGAAACTCAAGAACGCTGACATTGCCGTCCGAGGAGGCACAGGCCAGCAGACAGCCCGACTCATGTGGTGACCACGAAACTGTGTTGACGGAGGCCTTGTGAAGGGCGAAGTCGAAGATCTTTTGCCACTGGTTGTTCTGCTCCCTCCAGATAAAGACCTTGCCATCGTAG
Protein-coding sequences here:
- a CDS encoding Putative six-bladed beta-propeller, TolB, with product MLGWGLRNSVGMAEEPITGGIWTVENSADQLRRNGVDIHRDNPAEELNFHGYLDDSAEKQGGNYGYPNCFALWSTEDFPDRGGMNTGEQFTLTSSRTLNDTTCASSHVPPRLSFQAHTAPLDIKFTPSGSEAFVTFHGSFDYKLSSIPFTNGMPTEPADSRTPLTDVLTNADINNCPDNCFRPDSRQRLFMTSDATGELYVLQRTDILASASSPAAPTSTSSQGIPEVPSSPIFVGSLAMSAALALGGFGIFGFPLGLR
- a CDS encoding Putative WD40/YVTN repeat-like-containing domain superfamily, Sec13/Seh1 family, which encodes MASAQVISNSGHDDMIHDAVLDYYGRRLATCSSDRSIKIFEVEGDSQRLVETLRGHDGAVWCVSWAHPKYGNILASAGYDGKVFIWREQNNQWQKIFDFALHKASVNTVSWSPHESGCLLACASSDGNVSVLEFRDNSFDHVSFPAHGLGVNSVSWAPATAPGSIVSSSPGPGSAGVRRFVTGGCDNLLKIWVFDSASQSYKQELEPLEGHTDWVRDVAWSPTVLQKSYIASASQDKTVRIWTSDSSSTGQWTHKILNFDAAVWRVSWSLSGNVLAVSGGDNKVSLWKENLRGEWECVKSIEE